Proteins found in one Zea mays cultivar B73 chromosome 1, Zm-B73-REFERENCE-NAM-5.0, whole genome shotgun sequence genomic segment:
- the LOC100279231 gene encoding ATP-dependent 6-phosphofructokinase 5, chloroplastic-like isoform X1, whose translation MMAAVLKTSGSFCSTQQQHFQQSRRDQFLHGSYSNFKHCKSKKIIKPAPLCARVTSSKVELDVKDPYWKQKFQEDWESRFDLPSITDIYDLKPRPTTFSLKKNRTLTGDENVDMWNGYVNNDDRALLKVIKYSSPTSAGAECVDLDCSWVEQWVHRAGPRKEIYYEPEEVKAAIVTCGGLCPGLNDVIRQIVFTLETYGVKNIVGIPFGYRGFFEKGLKEMPLSRGLVENINLNGGSFLGVSRGGAKTSEIVDSIQARRIDMLFVLGGNGTHAGANAIHEECRKRKLKVSVVAVPKTIDNDILLMDKTFGFDTAVEEAQRAINSAYIEARSAYHGIGLVKLMGRSSGFIAMHASLSSGQVDVCLIPEVPFTLDGEFGVLRQLEHLLKSKGFCVVCVAEAAGQDLLQESGATDASGNVILSDIGVHMQQKIKMHFKDIGVPADVKYIDPTYMVRACRANASDAILCTVLGQNAVHGAFAGFSGITSCICNTHYVYLPITEVITAPKRVNPNSRMWHRCLTSTGQPDFH comes from the exons ATGATGGCTGCTGTTTTAAAAACAAGTGGCAGTTTTTGTAGTACACAACAGCAGCATTTTCAGCAATCAAGAAGGGATCAGTTTTTGCATGGTTCTTATTCAAATTTCAAACATTGCAAAAGCAAGAAGATAATAAAGCCTGCTCCACTGTGTGCTAGAGTGACTTCCTCGAAAGTGGAACTAGATGTTAAGGATCCATATTGGAAGCAGAAGTTTCAGGAAGACTGGGAAAGCCGGTTTGATTTGCCAAGTATTACTGATATATATGATCTGAAACCAAGGCCAACTACATTCTCACTCAAGAAAAACAG AACTCTTACAGGTGATGAAAATGTGGATATGTGGAATGGTTATGTTAACAATGATGATCGGGCACTTTTGAAG GTGATAAAGTATTCATCGCCTACTTCTGCTGGAGCAGAGTGTGTTGATCTTGACTGTAGCTGGGTGGAGCAATG GGTGCATCGAGCAGGACCACGCAAGGAGATATACTATGAGCCAGAGGAAGTAAAAGCTGCTATAGTTACCTGTGGAGGTCTATGTCCTGGTTTGAATGATGTCATCAGACAG ATAGTATTCACCCTAGAGACCTATGGTGTTAAGAATATTGTTGGAATTCCATTTGGTTATCGTGGATTTTTCGAAAAGGGCCTCAAAGAAATGCCG CTTTCACGTGGTCTAGTGGAGAATATAAATCTTAATGGTGGAAGTTTTCTTGGTGTTTCTCGCGGTGGAGCTAAAACTAGTGAGATTGTTGATAGTATACAG GCCAGAAGGATTGACAtgctttttgtacttggtggaaaTGGTACCCATGCAGGAGCAAATGCTATCCATGAAGAG TGCCGTAAGAGAAAGCTGAAGGTTTCAGTTGTAGCAGTTCCAAAAACAATCGACAATGATATACTTTTGATGGATAAAACATTTGGTTTTGATACAGCTGTTGAAGAAGCCCAACGAGCCATTAATTCCGCATATATAGAG GCACGTAGTGCTTACCATGGTATTGGCTTGGTCAAATTAATGGGAAGAAGCAGCGGGTTTATTGCAATGCACGCTTCCCTTTCAAGTGGGCAGGTCGATGTCTGCTTAATACCTGAG GTCCCGTTCACTCTAGATGGAGAATTTGGTGTTTTGCGGCAACTTGAGCATTTGCTAAAGAGTAAGGGATTTTGTGTGGTTTGTGTTGCAGAAGCTGCTGGACAA GATCTACTCCAAGAATCAGGTGCGACTGATGCATCAGGAAATGTGATATTGAGTGACATTGGTGTTCACATGCAACAGAAG ATTAAGATGCATTTCAAGGACATTGGTGTTCCAGCTGACGTGAAATACATCGATCCAACTTACATGGTTCGTGCATGCCGTGCCAACGCATCTGATGCAATTTTGTGTACCGTGCTCGGACAAAATGCT GTCCATGGGGCATTTGCTGGTTTCAGCGGCATCACTTCTTGCATCTGCAACACGCACTACGTGTACCTTCCCATCACGGAGGTCATCACAGCACCGAAGCGCGTGAACCCGAACAGCAGGATGTGGCATCGGTGTCTCACGTCCACTGGTCAGCCTGACTTCCACTGA